Proteins from one Lachnospiraceae bacterium KGMB03038 genomic window:
- a CDS encoding transporter translates to MKRLFYLWTPILFFLLMFLFPQPVFQGAKDGLLLWFNTVLPTLLPFLILSNLLLNTQAVHAVSRGAGFFLRPFLQVSDYGAYTVLAGFFCGYPMGGKTASDLIRSGRITKAEGAYLLSFCNNTSPMFVVSFVAAQNLKRPALALPALGILWISAIACSFLFRGNLARKVYLRERHSSDVLCPALTSSDGDRTDHNASRQSSLLDNCIMDGFEAITKIGGYIMLFSICIELFGLLPFHDAPFFQMILSSLEITNGIVLISDTGFSFPAKFILCMSLASFGGWCSVAQTQCMIQESGLSISSYIVQKLVTMLVTSLIAFFYLLLFPLGS, encoded by the coding sequence CTGTGGACACCGATTCTTTTTTTCCTTCTTATGTTCCTGTTCCCCCAACCTGTTTTCCAAGGCGCGAAGGATGGCCTGCTTCTCTGGTTCAACACGGTTCTCCCCACCCTTCTTCCTTTTTTGATCCTTTCCAATCTTTTGCTCAACACCCAGGCAGTCCATGCGGTCAGCCGGGGCGCCGGCTTCTTTCTGCGTCCATTCCTGCAAGTCTCAGACTATGGGGCCTATACAGTTTTAGCCGGATTTTTCTGCGGATATCCTATGGGAGGCAAGACTGCCTCTGACCTTATTCGCTCTGGACGGATCACAAAGGCAGAAGGAGCGTATCTCCTTTCTTTCTGCAATAATACAAGCCCTATGTTTGTAGTAAGTTTTGTGGCCGCCCAGAATTTAAAACGACCTGCACTTGCCCTGCCTGCTCTTGGAATCTTATGGATCTCGGCGATTGCCTGCAGTTTCCTTTTCCGCGGGAATCTTGCGCGCAAAGTCTATCTCCGCGAACGTCATTCTTCTGACGTTCTCTGTCCTGCTCTTACTTCTTCCGATGGTGATCGGACTGATCACAACGCTTCCAGACAATCCAGCCTTTTAGACAATTGCATCATGGATGGTTTTGAGGCGATCACAAAAATCGGGGGATATATTATGCTGTTTTCCATCTGCATAGAGCTCTTCGGGCTTCTGCCTTTCCATGACGCCCCTTTCTTCCAGATGATCCTGTCATCTCTGGAGATCACAAATGGTATTGTATTGATCAGCGATACAGGCTTCTCCTTCCCCGCCAAATTCATCCTATGTATGTCTCTTGCTTCTTTCGGCGGATGGTGTTCTGTCGCCCAGACCCAATGCATGATCCAAGAAAGCGGTCTATCTATTTCCTCTTATATCGTACAAAAGCTGGTCACCATGTTGGTGACCAGCTTGATCGCTTTTTTCTATCTTTTACTTTTCCCGCTGGGATCGTAA
- the recG gene encoding ATP-dependent DNA helicase RecG, with the protein MTEGTPIREIKGIGEKTEKLFEKLNIHTAGELLRYYPRGYDVYDEIVPISQAAEGEVVTVSGMIYGRVQVSGNRRLPVTSLYVKDLTGTMKAVWFRMPFLRNTLAGGGPVTLRGRAARRRNELVMEQPEIFYPPEKYEEKSGTLQPLYGLTKGLTNNTVSKAVGQVLKNLDLSREVLPERLRLKYGLAEYNYALRGIHFPEDKEVYFHARKRLVFEEFLAFILSLRRLKDSNERMNNEYVMDRDPRVEKLIGELPYALTGAQRKVWDEIAEDLGSETAMSRLVQGDVGSGKTIVAVLALLNTALHGYQAAMMAPTEVLARQHYESITKLFQENGISVKVELLTGSMTVKEKRRAYDRIECGYAKIIIGTHALIQGAVNYDCLALVITDEQHRFGVKQREAFAGKGGMPHVLVMSATPIPRTLAIILYGDLDISVIDELPANRLPIKNCVVDTSYRKTAYEFMKKEIKAGRQCYVICPMVEESEQMEAENVQDYTAMLREEMGPDIQVACLHGKMKPAVKDEIMDAFGQNETQILVSTTVIEVGIDVPNATVMMIENAERFGLAQLHQLRGRVGRGKHQSYCIFMSGSKSKETKERLKILRDTNDGFKIASEDLRLRGPGDLFGIRQSGLLNFRLGDVFQDAKILQMANEAADEIIKNDETWVKNLPEYEGTDSVII; encoded by the coding sequence ATGACAGAAGGAACACCGATCCGGGAGATCAAAGGGATTGGGGAGAAAACAGAAAAGCTATTTGAAAAACTGAATATCCATACGGCCGGGGAGCTGCTCCGGTATTATCCCAGAGGTTATGATGTCTACGACGAGATCGTTCCTATCAGCCAGGCGGCGGAAGGAGAAGTGGTGACGGTTTCCGGGATGATCTACGGGAGGGTGCAGGTATCGGGGAACCGTCGATTACCCGTAACCAGCCTTTACGTGAAGGATCTGACCGGGACTATGAAAGCAGTCTGGTTCCGCATGCCATTTCTTAGGAATACATTGGCCGGCGGAGGACCTGTGACGCTTCGGGGACGGGCGGCAAGGAGAAGGAATGAGCTGGTCATGGAACAGCCGGAGATCTTTTATCCGCCGGAGAAATACGAAGAAAAATCAGGAACACTTCAGCCCCTCTATGGATTGACCAAAGGATTGACCAATAACACAGTTTCCAAGGCGGTGGGACAGGTTCTGAAAAACTTGGATCTTTCCAGAGAAGTCCTGCCGGAGAGATTGCGGCTGAAATACGGGCTTGCGGAATATAATTATGCCTTGAGAGGCATTCATTTTCCGGAGGATAAGGAAGTATATTTTCACGCCAGAAAGCGATTGGTGTTTGAAGAATTCTTGGCTTTTATCCTGTCTCTTCGCAGATTAAAGGACAGCAATGAGCGGATGAACAATGAATACGTGATGGACCGGGATCCGAGGGTGGAAAAACTGATCGGAGAGCTTCCTTACGCGTTGACGGGGGCGCAGAGAAAGGTCTGGGATGAGATCGCAGAAGATCTGGGCTCAGAGACAGCCATGTCCCGGCTGGTTCAGGGAGACGTAGGATCAGGGAAAACCATTGTTGCGGTACTGGCGCTTTTGAATACGGCTTTGCATGGGTATCAGGCGGCTATGATGGCCCCCACGGAAGTGCTGGCCAGACAGCATTATGAGTCCATTACCAAATTGTTCCAGGAGAACGGGATATCTGTGAAGGTGGAGCTTTTGACCGGATCCATGACGGTCAAAGAGAAGCGGAGAGCTTATGACCGGATCGAGTGCGGTTACGCCAAGATCATCATCGGCACTCATGCCCTGATCCAGGGAGCGGTCAATTACGATTGCCTGGCCCTGGTCATTACCGATGAGCAGCATCGGTTTGGGGTAAAACAGCGGGAGGCATTTGCGGGAAAGGGCGGTATGCCCCATGTGCTGGTCATGAGCGCTACGCCGATTCCCCGGACGCTGGCGATCATTTTGTATGGGGATCTGGATATTTCCGTGATCGACGAGCTTCCAGCCAACCGGCTGCCTATCAAAAATTGCGTGGTAGATACCAGTTACCGGAAGACGGCTTATGAATTTATGAAAAAAGAGATTAAAGCAGGGCGTCAGTGCTACGTGATCTGTCCAATGGTGGAAGAAAGCGAACAGATGGAGGCGGAAAATGTCCAGGACTATACCGCAATGCTCCGCGAGGAGATGGGGCCTGACATTCAGGTCGCCTGCCTGCATGGGAAAATGAAGCCGGCAGTGAAAGATGAGATTATGGATGCGTTTGGGCAAAACGAGACCCAGATCCTGGTTTCAACGACTGTGATCGAGGTAGGCATCGATGTGCCAAACGCTACGGTCATGATGATCGAAAACGCGGAACGGTTCGGCCTGGCTCAGCTCCACCAGCTCAGGGGCCGGGTGGGAAGAGGAAAACATCAGTCCTACTGTATTTTCATGAGCGGGTCAAAATCAAAAGAGACAAAGGAGCGTCTGAAGATCCTGCGGGATACCAATGACGGTTTCAAGATCGCCAGCGAAGACTTAAGACTTCGAGGACCGGGAGATCTGTTTGGAATCCGGCAGAGCGGCCTGCTGAATTTTCGGTTGGGAGACGTATTCCAGGACGCCAAGATCCTGCAAATGGCAAACGAGGCTGCAGATGAAATAATCAAAAACGATGAAACATGGGTGAAAAATCTTCCAGAATATGAAGGAACTGACAGTGTAATAATTTAA
- a CDS encoding sporulation protein → MADNNFKGTVEALFHGMDGVITSKTVVGDAIHIDDTIILPLVDVSFAVGAGAFNGEQKERGAGGIGGKMTPCAVLVIQNGKTRLVNIKNQDTMTKILDMIPDVVDKFGTKKEDSMTEQDVMDILEEE, encoded by the coding sequence ATGGCAGACAATAATTTTAAGGGTACAGTGGAAGCGCTGTTTCACGGCATGGACGGCGTGATCACATCTAAAACGGTGGTTGGCGACGCGATCCATATTGATGATACGATCATCCTTCCTCTGGTTGACGTTTCTTTCGCTGTGGGCGCGGGAGCCTTTAATGGAGAACAGAAAGAACGGGGAGCGGGCGGTATTGGAGGAAAGATGACCCCCTGCGCGGTATTGGTGATCCAGAATGGCAAGACCCGTCTTGTGAATATTAAGAATCAGGATACGATGACGAAAATTTTGGATATGATTCCGGATGTGGTAGATAAATTTGGAACGAAAAAAGAAGATTCCATGACAGAGCAGGATGTAATGGATATTTTGGAGGAAGAATAA
- a CDS encoding ATPase, which translates to MSSRIEQIIEEIEEYIDSCKFQPLSTTKIIVNKDQMDELLRELRMKTPDEIKRYQKIIANKDAILADAQAKADSMIEEAQIQTNELVSEHEIMQQAYAQANEIVTAATDQAQEILDNATRDANDIRIGAMQYTDDLLANAESIIGHTLDSYTTKYDGLVNSLQECYDMVRNNRSELEIPDQSSQGLEAEYGNPEPEDQEEEFEVDEEDLL; encoded by the coding sequence ATGAGCAGCCGTATTGAACAGATCATCGAAGAAATTGAGGAGTATATTGACAGTTGTAAATTTCAGCCTTTGTCTACCACTAAGATTATTGTCAATAAGGATCAGATGGACGAGCTTCTGCGTGAACTGCGCATGAAGACGCCGGATGAGATCAAGAGATATCAGAAGATCATCGCAAATAAGGACGCTATCCTGGCAGACGCCCAGGCGAAAGCGGATAGTATGATCGAAGAAGCTCAGATTCAGACAAATGAGCTGGTCAGCGAGCATGAGATCATGCAGCAGGCTTACGCGCAGGCAAATGAGATTGTGACCGCGGCAACAGATCAGGCGCAGGAGATCTTGGACAACGCTACCAGGGATGCCAACGATATCCGTATTGGCGCTATGCAGTATACAGACGATCTTCTCGCGAATGCCGAGAGCATCATCGGACATACGCTGGACAGCTACACCACCAAATACGATGGATTGGTGAATTCTCTTCAGGAGTGTTATGACATGGTCCGCAATAATCGGTCGGAATTGGAGATCCCGGATCAGTCCTCACAGGGATTAGAGGCGGAATATGGAAATCCAGAGCCAGAAGACCAGGAAGAGGAGTTCGAGGTGGATGAGGAGGATCTTCTCTAA
- a CDS encoding penicillin-binding protein 2 has protein sequence MGYMAYFNVAESQDLIRSPYNKRQDSFADRVVRGKILDKNGNILAETSVAEDGTETREYPYGNMFAHVVGYSVQGKSGIESLANFELLTSNAFFLEKIQKEFQGEKNVGDNVVTTLDATLQEAAYDALGNQKGAVVVMEPSTGKVLAMVSKPDFSPGDVAENWESLNSNEDSVLLNRATQGQYAPGSSFKIVTALEYMRENSNYDSYSYDCNGEIQTGDTTIHCYGGAVHGEVDLRDSLAHSCNTSFSNIGVSLDINSFRNTAEDLLFNSDLPCDLPYNKSSFTLTEEDGDAARMMTAMGQGETQVSPYHMALITSAIANGGTLMNPYLIDSITNYTGTVIEEYQPEEYGQLMTSGEAAQLKDYMTSVVEYGTASVLSGQSYTAAGKTGTAEYSSDKEKDHSWFVGMSNVDDPDLVVSVIIESADGRARAVNVAKEIFDAYY, from the coding sequence ATGGGATATATGGCCTATTTCAATGTGGCAGAGAGCCAGGACCTTATACGGAGTCCCTATAACAAAAGACAGGATTCCTTTGCGGACCGGGTGGTCCGCGGTAAGATCCTGGATAAGAATGGGAATATCTTGGCGGAAACTTCTGTAGCGGAAGATGGTACCGAGACAAGAGAATATCCCTATGGAAATATGTTCGCCCATGTGGTTGGCTATTCCGTCCAAGGGAAATCAGGCATCGAGTCTTTGGCCAATTTTGAGCTCCTGACTTCCAATGCTTTCTTCCTGGAAAAGATTCAGAAGGAATTCCAAGGGGAAAAGAATGTAGGGGATAACGTGGTCACCACTCTTGACGCGACTCTTCAGGAGGCGGCGTATGACGCTCTGGGGAATCAAAAAGGCGCAGTGGTAGTGATGGAGCCTTCTACCGGGAAAGTACTGGCGATGGTATCTAAACCAGATTTTTCGCCTGGAGATGTGGCGGAAAATTGGGAAAGTCTTAATTCTAATGAAGACAGCGTGCTTTTAAACCGCGCTACCCAAGGGCAGTATGCGCCCGGATCCAGTTTCAAAATTGTGACGGCGCTGGAATATATGAGAGAAAATTCGAATTATGATTCTTATTCTTATGACTGTAACGGCGAGATCCAGACAGGAGATACAACGATCCATTGTTATGGAGGGGCCGTCCACGGAGAAGTAGACCTAAGAGACAGTCTGGCTCATTCCTGCAACACCTCCTTTTCCAATATCGGGGTATCGCTGGATATTAATAGTTTCCGGAACACGGCGGAGGATCTTCTGTTCAACTCAGATCTTCCCTGTGATCTGCCATATAATAAGAGCAGCTTTACACTGACAGAGGAAGATGGAGATGCCGCGAGAATGATGACGGCTATGGGACAGGGTGAGACCCAGGTGAGTCCTTATCATATGGCGCTGATCACCTCCGCTATCGCCAATGGAGGAACCTTGATGAACCCTTATCTGATCGACTCTATTACAAACTACACAGGGACGGTGATCGAAGAGTATCAGCCGGAAGAGTACGGCCAACTGATGACTTCTGGGGAAGCGGCTCAGCTCAAAGACTACATGACCAGCGTGGTGGAATACGGAACAGCTTCTGTCTTAAGCGGGCAGAGTTATACGGCAGCCGGAAAAACAGGTACCGCGGAGTACAGTTCTGATAAAGAGAAGGATCACTCCTGGTTTGTAGGAATGTCTAATGTAGATGACCCGGATCTGGTAGTCAGCGTGATCATCGAATCTGCGGACGGACGGGCAAGGGCCGTGAATGTTGCTAAGGAAATCTTTGACGCCTATTATTGA
- the rsmD gene encoding 16S rRNA (guanine(966)-N(2))-methyltransferase RsmD, with amino-acid sequence MRVIAGSARRLQLKTLDGFETRPTTDRIKETLFNMLTPYLYDCIFLDLFAGSGGIGIEALSRGAMKAYFVDKNPKAMACIKENLAHTKLAHKAETMPVDAMTALRRLEGNQQFDFIFMDPPYGKELEREALEYLAGSELLAEEGVIIVEAAKETNFDYLEDLGFAVIKNKIYKTNKHVFIEPRGRQTVC; translated from the coding sequence ATGAGAGTTATTGCAGGTTCTGCCAGAAGATTACAATTGAAAACGTTGGATGGTTTTGAGACCAGGCCGACTACGGATCGGATCAAGGAGACGCTTTTTAATATGCTGACTCCTTATCTTTACGATTGCATTTTTCTGGATCTTTTTGCCGGAAGCGGGGGAATCGGAATCGAGGCTTTGAGCCGGGGAGCTATGAAGGCTTATTTTGTGGACAAGAATCCGAAGGCTATGGCTTGTATCAAAGAGAATCTTGCCCATACCAAGCTTGCCCATAAAGCGGAGACAATGCCGGTGGATGCCATGACGGCTCTTCGCAGGCTGGAAGGTAATCAGCAGTTTGATTTTATCTTTATGGACCCGCCCTACGGGAAAGAATTGGAGAGGGAAGCCCTGGAATACCTGGCCGGATCTGAGCTTTTGGCGGAGGAAGGCGTGATCATTGTGGAGGCGGCCAAGGAGACGAATTTTGATTATCTGGAAGATCTTGGTTTTGCCGTCATTAAAAATAAGATTTATAAAACCAATAAGCACGTATTTATTGAGCCAAGGGGGAGGCAGACAGTATGTTAA
- a CDS encoding alpha/beta-type small acid-soluble spore protein: MASRSSNKAAVPEAKGALDKFKYEVANELGVPLTEGYNGDLTSRQNGSVGGYMVKKMIEQQEKQMAGK, encoded by the coding sequence ATGGCAAGTCGTTCATCTAACAAGGCAGCCGTACCTGAAGCAAAAGGTGCATTAGACAAGTTCAAATACGAGGTTGCAAACGAGTTAGGAGTACCGTTGACAGAAGGTTATAACGGAGACCTGACATCCAGACAGAATGGTTCCGTTGGCGGTTATATGGTTAAGAAAATGATCGAACAGCAGGAAAAACAGATGGCTGGGAAATAA
- a CDS encoding DAK2 domain-containing protein: MATKTISVEMLAKMFLAGAQNIESKKEFINELNVFPVPDGDTGTNMSLTIMSAAKEVTALKDYTMKDLAKAISSGSLRGARGNSGVILSQLLRGFTKSIREEKEIDAAGLAAACARARDTAYKAVMKPKEGTILTVASGIAEKAAEMALETDDLEVFIPAVIEHAEEVLAKTPEMLPVLKEAGVVDSGGQGLLEVIRGAYDAFLGKEIDYSALSSGAAAGGVKTAAPQETADIKFGYCTEFIILTEKEFTEKDEKELKSYLSSIGDSIVCVADEDVVKIHVHTNHPGLAFEKGLTYGQLSRMKVDNMREEHQEKLIREAEKVAAQEAAKQKKEEPRKPMGFIVVSIGEGMNEIFRELGADHIIEGGQTMNPSTEDMLNAVDQVNADTIFILPNNKNIVLAANQAKALVKDKEIIVIPTKTVPQGITAIINFMPESSAKENEEIMLEEIQHVKSGQVTYAVRDTCIDDKEIHEGDIMGIGDKGILSVGTEIEETAKDMLSQLVDEESELISLYYGEEVKEEEAEKFTQEITELYPDVDVDVHCGGQPIYYYILAVE; the protein is encoded by the coding sequence GTGGCTACAAAAACAATTAGTGTGGAAATGCTTGCGAAAATGTTTTTAGCGGGCGCACAGAATATTGAATCCAAGAAGGAATTTATCAATGAACTGAATGTCTTTCCGGTACCGGACGGCGATACAGGAACCAATATGTCGCTGACGATCATGTCTGCGGCAAAAGAAGTGACCGCATTGAAAGATTATACAATGAAAGATCTTGCCAAAGCGATCTCTTCCGGGTCTCTGCGGGGAGCCAGGGGGAACTCCGGTGTGATCTTGTCTCAGCTCCTTCGGGGATTTACCAAGTCCATACGCGAAGAAAAAGAGATTGATGCGGCAGGTCTGGCGGCCGCCTGCGCAAGAGCCAGGGATACGGCTTATAAGGCAGTCATGAAACCCAAGGAAGGGACAATCCTTACGGTCGCCAGCGGGATCGCGGAGAAAGCGGCAGAGATGGCTCTGGAAACGGATGATCTGGAAGTGTTTATTCCTGCAGTGATCGAACATGCTGAGGAAGTACTTGCTAAGACTCCAGAAATGCTTCCGGTACTGAAAGAAGCGGGCGTGGTAGATTCCGGCGGGCAGGGGCTTCTGGAAGTGATCCGGGGAGCCTATGATGCGTTCCTGGGTAAGGAGATCGATTACAGCGCCCTTTCATCCGGCGCGGCGGCAGGCGGCGTAAAAACGGCGGCGCCTCAGGAAACGGCGGATATCAAATTTGGATACTGTACAGAGTTTATCATTCTTACTGAGAAAGAATTTACAGAAAAAGACGAAAAAGAATTAAAATCATATCTGTCCTCCATAGGAGATTCTATTGTCTGCGTGGCGGATGAAGATGTTGTGAAGATCCATGTGCATACGAATCATCCAGGACTTGCCTTTGAAAAAGGTCTGACTTATGGACAGCTTTCCCGCATGAAAGTAGACAATATGAGGGAAGAACACCAGGAAAAGCTGATCCGGGAGGCGGAGAAGGTGGCTGCCCAGGAAGCTGCAAAGCAGAAGAAGGAAGAGCCCAGGAAGCCAATGGGATTCATTGTGGTATCCATTGGCGAGGGAATGAACGAGATCTTCCGGGAACTGGGAGCGGATCATATCATTGAAGGCGGCCAGACCATGAATCCCAGCACGGAAGATATGCTGAACGCGGTAGACCAGGTGAATGCGGATACCATTTTTATCCTTCCTAATAATAAGAATATCGTCCTTGCGGCAAACCAGGCAAAAGCCCTGGTAAAGGATAAGGAGATCATTGTGATCCCCACGAAGACAGTTCCACAGGGAATCACGGCGATCATCAACTTTATGCCGGAGTCTTCCGCCAAGGAAAACGAAGAGATCATGCTGGAAGAGATCCAGCACGTGAAGTCCGGTCAGGTGACTTACGCGGTGCGGGATACCTGTATCGATGATAAGGAGATCCATGAGGGAGATATTATGGGTATCGGAGATAAGGGCATTTTGTCTGTGGGAACCGAGATCGAAGAGACCGCGAAGGATATGCTTTCCCAGCTGGTAGATGAGGAGTCGGAATTGATCAGTCTGTATTACGGTGAGGAAGTAAAGGAAGAAGAGGCGGAAAAGTTCACGCAGGAGATAACAGAACTCTATCCGGATGTGGATGTGGACGTACACTGCGGTGGGCAGCCGATCTACTATTATATTCTGGCGGTTGAGTAA
- a CDS encoding PadR family transcriptional regulator, which yields MYDKSQLLRGTLEGCILQILSLNTTYGYEIVSKLQSYGFEDVREGTIYPLLLRLENKGIISSEFRPSPLGPRRKYYSITKDGRLYLDEFKHCWRQVVNSINQIFEMEE from the coding sequence ATGTACGACAAATCTCAATTGCTGCGCGGGACTTTGGAGGGCTGCATTCTGCAGATTCTTTCTCTTAATACTACGTATGGATATGAGATCGTATCTAAATTGCAGTCCTACGGTTTTGAAGATGTTCGCGAAGGTACAATTTATCCTCTTCTTCTGCGCCTAGAAAATAAGGGGATTATTTCTTCTGAATTCCGTCCCTCTCCTTTAGGGCCGCGCAGAAAATATTACTCAATCACAAAAGACGGCCGATTGTATTTGGATGAATTTAAGCACTGTTGGCGCCAGGTTGTAAATTCGATCAATCAGATTTTTGAAATGGAGGAATGA
- a CDS encoding DUF2953 domain-containing protein, giving the protein MLHILLLILKIIGIIIAVILGILVLLIGIILFVPIRYEASARCEGSADTLRAKAAASWLFGLIRADGYYKNGETVWRLRAAWKKAGSKGTEKKKQADGKPEEKVRKGNEEFKKSTEEIQAVKTTQETETAQETETAQKTETVQNTQEYKEEAEKKAEDMEAAKPEREETSGERKRSFPAKIKAWFYKIKCTFSGFCDKIKLLREKKDKVLDFLQNEVHKDAFGRLKRETLKLLRGLKPRKASIQVVYGFEDPCATGQVLAALSMIYPFIGGYTNIIPDFERKVLEGKAWVKGKARLWHAAAFAWKLAWSRNVRETYRDFKNFEW; this is encoded by the coding sequence ATGCTGCATATTTTGTTGTTGATCTTAAAAATCATAGGTATCATAATCGCTGTCATACTGGGAATACTGGTATTACTGATCGGGATCATTCTTTTTGTTCCTATCCGATACGAAGCGTCCGCCCGATGCGAAGGGTCTGCGGATACACTGCGGGCCAAAGCGGCAGCCTCCTGGCTGTTTGGTCTGATCCGGGCAGACGGGTATTATAAAAATGGGGAAACAGTCTGGAGATTAAGAGCTGCCTGGAAAAAGGCTGGAAGCAAAGGAACAGAAAAGAAAAAGCAGGCCGATGGGAAGCCGGAAGAGAAAGTGAGGAAAGGGAATGAAGAGTTTAAAAAAAGCACGGAAGAAATTCAAGCGGTTAAAACAACTCAAGAGACTGAAACAGCTCAAGAAACTGAAACAGCTCAAAAAACTGAAACGGTCCAAAATACTCAGGAGTACAAGGAAGAAGCTGAAAAGAAAGCTGAGGACATGGAAGCGGCAAAGCCGGAACGGGAAGAAACTTCTGGCGAAAGGAAGCGTTCTTTTCCGGCAAAAATAAAAGCCTGGTTTTATAAGATCAAATGTACATTCTCAGGTTTTTGTGATAAGATAAAACTGCTGAGGGAGAAAAAGGACAAGGTTCTGGATTTTCTTCAAAATGAGGTCCATAAAGACGCGTTTGGACGGCTGAAGCGGGAAACCCTGAAGCTGTTGCGGGGACTTAAGCCAAGGAAAGCGTCTATACAAGTAGTCTATGGATTTGAGGATCCCTGCGCAACGGGGCAGGTTCTGGCGGCTTTAAGCATGATCTATCCTTTTATTGGCGGGTACACCAATATTATCCCGGATTTTGAGCGGAAAGTCCTGGAAGGCAAGGCATGGGTCAAAGGAAAGGCAAGGCTCTGGCATGCGGCGGCTTTTGCCTGGAAGCTGGCCTGGAGCCGGAATGTAAGAGAGACTTATCGGGATTTTAAAAATTTTGAGTGGTAG
- a CDS encoding Asp23/Gls24 family envelope stress response protein, with protein sequence MKGCISTDLGIITVDPEVVAKYAGTVAVECFGIVGMAAVNVKDGLVHLLKRESLTRGIQVSISDENHITLDFHIIVAYGVSISAVTENLISNVKYKVEEFSGMPVDKINIYIEGVRVID encoded by the coding sequence ATGAAGGGTTGTATAAGCACTGACCTTGGTATCATTACGGTAGATCCTGAAGTAGTGGCAAAATATGCGGGAACCGTGGCAGTGGAGTGTTTTGGGATCGTCGGTATGGCCGCGGTAAATGTTAAAGACGGCCTGGTCCACCTGCTGAAGAGGGAGAGCCTTACCAGAGGAATCCAGGTCAGCATATCGGATGAAAATCATATCACATTGGATTTCCATATCATTGTCGCCTATGGAGTAAGTATTTCCGCGGTGACGGAGAATCTGATCAGCAACGTGAAATATAAGGTGGAAGAATTCTCCGGAATGCCGGTGGATAAGATCAATATCTATATCGAAGGCGTCAGGGTCATCGATTAG
- the rpmB gene encoding 50S ribosomal protein L28, whose translation MAKCAICQKGAHFGNHVSHSHRRTPKMWKSNVKSVRVKTENGATKKMYVCTSCLRSGKVERA comes from the coding sequence ATGGCTAAATGTGCTATTTGTCAGAAGGGTGCTCATTTCGGAAATCATGTGAGCCATTCTCATAGAAGGACACCTAAGATGTGGAAATCAAATGTAAAATCTGTACGTGTAAAGACAGAGAACGGTGCTACAAAGAAGATGTATGTTTGCACTTCCTGCTTAAGATCCGGCAAAGTGGAGCGTGCATAG
- the coaD gene encoding pantetheine-phosphate adenylyltransferase: protein MLRGIYPGSFDPVTYGHLDIIKRSCQMVDELIVGVLYNKAKMPLFSVEERVRMLEEATKDLPKVKVVPFEGLLVEFARKMEARMVVRGLRAITDFEYELQMAQTNHKLEPSIETVFLTTRLEYSYLSSTIVKEVAAFGGDISQFVPEIVEKRVREKIREKGECK, encoded by the coding sequence ATGTTAAGAGGAATCTATCCGGGCAGCTTTGATCCGGTTACCTATGGACATCTGGATATTATTAAACGTTCCTGTCAGATGGTGGACGAATTAATTGTCGGAGTATTGTATAATAAGGCAAAAATGCCGTTGTTTTCGGTAGAGGAACGTGTTAGAATGTTAGAAGAAGCTACAAAAGACTTACCAAAAGTTAAAGTTGTTCCATTTGAGGGATTATTGGTGGAATTTGCCAGAAAAATGGAAGCCAGGATGGTGGTTAGAGGTCTGCGGGCGATCACAGATTTTGAGTATGAACTGCAGATGGCACAGACCAACCATAAACTGGAGCCGTCCATTGAGACGGTGTTCCTGACTACAAGACTGGAGTATTCATATTTAAGTTCCACCATTGTAAAAGAGGTGGCAGCTTTTGGAGGGGATATTTCTCAGTTCGTACCTGAAATTGTGGAAAAAAGGGTGCGGGAGAAAATAAGAGAAAAAGGAGAGTGTAAATGA